One part of the Phragmites australis chromosome 3, lpPhrAust1.1, whole genome shotgun sequence genome encodes these proteins:
- the LOC133911632 gene encoding photosynthetic NDH subunit of subcomplex B 2, chloroplastic-like: protein MATSSILPLHLPSCTRRTVRASSSAAVAPATTQSLEESFGRKGLKFSADPAGGAPTAELSVRNGSSLQLRLGDGLVTSYRPKVYWKDDGCRELLHTVAGGEDGKVKGGVGLVLNEVSSSGGAQSLIDGAEWAVKDADSDSYDAVQVELGCTKGKLDISYVVTLYPLSMATAVIVRNTGTKPVELTSAVLSHIKFDKRRGTAVEGLRGCPYCSHPPPASGFSLLSPAEAMKREDPGWLSFGGEEEPRQGVWTVEENLYTTLKKKVSRVYAAPPEERKKRIYSTAPSRFTTIDQYSGLGFRLVRMGYEDMYLCSPGAMYEKFGTDYFLCTGPASMLVPVVVNPGEEWRAAQVIEHDNL from the exons ATGGCCACCTCCTCCATCCTTCCGCTCCACCTTCCGTCCTGCACGAGGCGGACCGTGCGGGCCTCTTCGTCTGCCGCAGTGGCCCCGGCGACCACGCAGTCCCTGGAGGAGTCGTTCGGCCGGAAGGGTCTCAAGTTCAGCGCCGACCCGGCGGGGGGCGCCCCCACGGCGGAGCTGAGCGTGCGGAACGGCAGCTCGCTGCAGCTCCGGCTGGGCGATGGCTTGGTCACGTCGTACAGGCCCAAGGTGTACTGGAAGGACGACGGGTGCAGGGAGTTGCTGCACACGGTGGCCGGCGGGGAGGACGGCAAGGTGAAGGGCGGCGTCGGGCTCGTGCTCAACGAGGTGTCCTCGTCGGGCGGCGCCCAGTCGCTGATCGATGGGGCCGAGTGGGCCGTCAAGGATGCAGACTCCGACTCCTACGATGCGGTACAG GTTGAGCTTGGGTGTACCAAGGGCAAGCTGGACATATCGTACGTGGTGACCCTGTACCCGCTGAGCATGGCGACGGCGGTGATCGTCCGGAACACCGGCACCAAGCCGGTGGAGCTGACGAGCGCGGTGCTGAGCCACATCAAGTTCGACAAGCGGCGCGGCACGGCCGTGGAGGGGCTCCGGGGCTGCCCCTACTGCTCCCACCCGCCGCCGGCTTCCGGTTTCAGCCTCCTCTCCCCGGCCGAGGCCATGAAGCGGGAGGACCCCGGCTGGCTCTCCTTCGGCGGCGAAGAGGAGCCCAGGCAGGGCGTCTGGACCGTCGAGGAGAACCTCTACACCACGCTCAAGAAGAAGGTGAGCCGGGTGTACGCGGCGCCGccggaggagaggaagaagcgcATCTACAGCACCGCGCCGTCCAGGTTCACTACCATCGACCAG TATAGCGGGCTTGGGTTCAGGCTGGTGAGGATGGGGTACGAGGACATGTACCTGTGCAGCCCAGGGGCCATGTACGAGAAGTTCGGGACGGACTACTTCCTGTGCACGGGGCCAGCGTCCATGCTGGTGCCCGTGGTCGTCAACCCTGGCGAGGAGTGGAGGGCCGCGCAGGTCATCGAGCACGACAACTTGTAg
- the LOC133911630 gene encoding YTH domain-containing protein ECT4-like isoform X2 codes for MAAVAPPPAPTDAPVPAAAAAAPAPAAAPVADQTTDLLQKLSLDSQPKAADATEPAGTKKGAAASQPLSVSIPPERSITPVLQDFMDPNLFYLPAYYYGGYDGSMSEWDDYPRYLNPDGVEIAPAVYGDIYGYGYAPYGAYSPASSPVPTVDGQMFGTQHYQYPTAYFQPPTPVTAQGDLQSSVNSEKPAAKADPAKTTTNGVPNGTAHSNIGTVPLASSHQNSSLTPDGTYGAPLLGGVPSAGYMDSMYGYDSTGAHYAWYDGSAYTNGHQRTTSTNHMLPSTFNGNVSSARNQNKSSTTQQMFMQNRRPTTTTGSAAPTYPNRMYPSSRPYTQYGNSMKTGLFAYGSNGYNSRIYGQWGVGMDNRYRPRGRGNGYYGFGNESQDGTIELNRGPRSGRFKNQKLYGHTVTIALKGQSLPSGENKNDSAVPDRAQFNRDDFPVQYDDAKFFVIKSYSEDDIHKSIKYNVWASTTNGNKKLDAAYQEAQSKGSACPIFLFFSVNTSGQFVGIAEMTGAVDFEKTLEYWQQDKWNGSFSVKWHIVKDVPNNILKHIILENNENKPVTNSRDTQEIHLEQGIQMLKIFKEHVSKTSILDDFAFYESRQKLMQEKRVKHQQIQKQVWDSRAPSSVTGEQQQEVANGKPKLSVPNGVNGELKVPAENGIAPVATYAAKVAQTATEKPILANGVAKTG; via the exons ATGGCTGCCGTCGCGCCGCCCCCGGCCCCGACCGACGCGCCGGtgccggctgctgctgctgctgccccaGCTCCCGCCGCTGCTCCTGTCGCGGATC AAACCACGGATCTGCTGCAGAAGTTGTCGCTGGATTCGCAGCCCAAGGCGGCGGATGCAACCGAGCCTGCTGGTACCAAGAAG GGTGCTGCAGCTAGCCAACCGCTGAGCGTGTCGATTCCGCCGGAGCGGTCCATCACGCCGGTGCTTCAGGATTTTATGGATCCCAACCTGTTCTATCTGCCAGCGTATTACTATGGAG GCTACGACGGTTCCATGAGCGAGTGGGATGATTATCCTAGATATCTAAATCCAGATGGAGTGGAGATTGCCCCA GCAGTATATGGAGATATTTATGGATATGGGTATGCTCCTTATGGCGCATACTCTCCTGCCAGTTCCCCAGTTCCAACAGTCGATGGTCAGATGTTTGGCACGCAGCATTACCAGTATCCAACTGCGTATTTTCAGCCTCCTACACCGGTAACTGCTCAAGGCGACCTGCAGTCTTCTGTCAATTCTGAAAAGCCAGCAGCTAAAGCAGATCCTGCCAAGACAACGACTAATGGTGTTCCTAATGGTACTGCTCACAGTAACATCGGAACTGTACCCCTTGCGTCAAGCCACCAAAATTCATCACTGACGCCTGATGGAACTTATGGGGCACCCTTGCTAGGTGGAGTTCCTTCTGCTGGTTACATGGACTCAATGTATGGATATGACAGCACAGGAGCCCACTATGCATGGTATGATGGTTCTGCTTATACAAATGGACATCAAAGAACAACCTCAACTAATCATATGTTGCCCTCGACATTCAATGGTAATGTTTCTTCAGCAAGAAATCAGAACAAGAGCTCCACAACGCAGCAGATG TTTATGCAAAACCGAAGACCTACAACTACAACAGGATCAGCTGCTCCTACATATCCAAATAGGATGTACCCGAGCTCTCGTCCTTACACCCAATACGGGAATTCAATGAAAACTGGTCTTTTTGCTTATGGCAGTAATGGTTACAATTCCAGGATATATGGTCAATGGGGTGTTGGTATGGATAACAGGTACAGGCCTAGGGGCCGTGGTAATGGATACTATGGTTTTGGCAATGAGAGTCAGGATGGAACAATTGAGTTAAACAGAGGTCCCAGATCTGGCCGTttcaagaaccagaaattataTGGTCATACTGTTACTATTGCTTTGAAAGGGCAGAGCCTTCCTTCTGGTGAAAACAAGAATGATAGTGCTGTACCTGATAGAGCACAGTTCAACAGAGATGATTTCCCTGTTCAATATGATGATGCGAAGTTCTTTGTCATTAAATCGTACAGTGAGGATGATATCCACAAGAGTATAAAATACAATGTGTGGGCTAGCACGACCAATGGAAACAAGAAGCTTGATGCTGCATATCAGGAAGCACAGTCAAAGGGCTCTGCATGTCCTATATTCTTGTTTTTCTCG GTGAATACTAGTGGGCAGTTTGTTGGTATTGCTGAAATGACTGGTGCTGTTGATTTTGAGAAAACCCTGGAGTACTGGCAGCAAGACAAGTGGAATGGTTCCTTCTCTGTCAAGTGGCACATTGTCAAAGACGTGCCCAACAATATTCTCAAGCACATCATTCTAGAGAACAATGAGAACAAGCCTGTCACAAATAGCCGTGACACACAAGAG ATACATCTTGAACAAGGCATTCAGATGCTTAAGATATTCAAGGAGCATGTTAGTAAGACCTCCATCCTGGACGACTTTGCCTTTTATGAGAGCCGCCAGAAGTTGATGCAAGAGAAAAGGGTGAAACACCAGCAGATCCAAAAGCAG GTCTGGGACAGTAGGGCCCCGAGTTCTGTCACCGGAGAGCAACAGCAGGAAGTTGCTAATGGGAAGCCAAAGCTATCTGTACCAAACGGAGTCAACGGAGAGCTGAAGGTTCCTGCAGAGAACGGCATTGCTCCCGTCGCTACCTACGCCGCAAAGGTGGCCCAAACAGCAACCGAGAAACCCATCCTCGCCAACGGAGTTGCTAAGACTGGTTAG
- the LOC133911630 gene encoding YTH domain-containing protein ECT4-like isoform X3, translating into MAAVAPPPAPTDAPVPAAAAAAPAPAAAPVADQTTDLLQKLSLDSQPKAADATEPAGTKKQGAAASQPLSVSIPPERSITPVLQDFMDPNLFYLPAYYYGGYDGSMSEWDDYPRYLNPDGVEIAPAVYGDIYGYGYAPYGAYSPASSPVPTVDGQMFGTQHYQYPTAYFQPPTPVTAQGDLQSSVNSEKPAAKADPAKTTTNGVPNGGVPSAGYMDSMYGYDSTGAHYAWYDGSAYTNGHQRTTSTNHMLPSTFNGNVSSARNQNKSSTTQQMFMQNRRPTTTTGSAAPTYPNRMYPSSRPYTQYGNSMKTGLFAYGSNGYNSRIYGQWGVGMDNRYRPRGRGNGYYGFGNESQDGTIELNRGPRSGRFKNQKLYGHTVTIALKGQSLPSGENKNDSAVPDRAQFNRDDFPVQYDDAKFFVIKSYSEDDIHKSIKYNVWASTTNGNKKLDAAYQEAQSKGSACPIFLFFSVNTSGQFVGIAEMTGAVDFEKTLEYWQQDKWNGSFSVKWHIVKDVPNNILKHIILENNENKPVTNSRDTQEIHLEQGIQMLKIFKEHVSKTSILDDFAFYESRQKLMQEKRVKHQQIQKQVWDSRAPSSVTGEQQQEVANGKPKLSVPNGVNGELKVPAENGIAPVATYAAKVAQTATEKPILANGVAKTG; encoded by the exons ATGGCTGCCGTCGCGCCGCCCCCGGCCCCGACCGACGCGCCGGtgccggctgctgctgctgctgccccaGCTCCCGCCGCTGCTCCTGTCGCGGATC AAACCACGGATCTGCTGCAGAAGTTGTCGCTGGATTCGCAGCCCAAGGCGGCGGATGCAACCGAGCCTGCTGGTACCAAGAAG cAGGGTGCTGCAGCTAGCCAACCGCTGAGCGTGTCGATTCCGCCGGAGCGGTCCATCACGCCGGTGCTTCAGGATTTTATGGATCCCAACCTGTTCTATCTGCCAGCGTATTACTATGGAG GCTACGACGGTTCCATGAGCGAGTGGGATGATTATCCTAGATATCTAAATCCAGATGGAGTGGAGATTGCCCCA GCAGTATATGGAGATATTTATGGATATGGGTATGCTCCTTATGGCGCATACTCTCCTGCCAGTTCCCCAGTTCCAACAGTCGATGGTCAGATGTTTGGCACGCAGCATTACCAGTATCCAACTGCGTATTTTCAGCCTCCTACACCGGTAACTGCTCAAGGCGACCTGCAGTCTTCTGTCAATTCTGAAAAGCCAGCAGCTAAAGCAGATCCTGCCAAGACAACGACTAATGGTGTTCCTAATG GTGGAGTTCCTTCTGCTGGTTACATGGACTCAATGTATGGATATGACAGCACAGGAGCCCACTATGCATGGTATGATGGTTCTGCTTATACAAATGGACATCAAAGAACAACCTCAACTAATCATATGTTGCCCTCGACATTCAATGGTAATGTTTCTTCAGCAAGAAATCAGAACAAGAGCTCCACAACGCAGCAGATG TTTATGCAAAACCGAAGACCTACAACTACAACAGGATCAGCTGCTCCTACATATCCAAATAGGATGTACCCGAGCTCTCGTCCTTACACCCAATACGGGAATTCAATGAAAACTGGTCTTTTTGCTTATGGCAGTAATGGTTACAATTCCAGGATATATGGTCAATGGGGTGTTGGTATGGATAACAGGTACAGGCCTAGGGGCCGTGGTAATGGATACTATGGTTTTGGCAATGAGAGTCAGGATGGAACAATTGAGTTAAACAGAGGTCCCAGATCTGGCCGTttcaagaaccagaaattataTGGTCATACTGTTACTATTGCTTTGAAAGGGCAGAGCCTTCCTTCTGGTGAAAACAAGAATGATAGTGCTGTACCTGATAGAGCACAGTTCAACAGAGATGATTTCCCTGTTCAATATGATGATGCGAAGTTCTTTGTCATTAAATCGTACAGTGAGGATGATATCCACAAGAGTATAAAATACAATGTGTGGGCTAGCACGACCAATGGAAACAAGAAGCTTGATGCTGCATATCAGGAAGCACAGTCAAAGGGCTCTGCATGTCCTATATTCTTGTTTTTCTCG GTGAATACTAGTGGGCAGTTTGTTGGTATTGCTGAAATGACTGGTGCTGTTGATTTTGAGAAAACCCTGGAGTACTGGCAGCAAGACAAGTGGAATGGTTCCTTCTCTGTCAAGTGGCACATTGTCAAAGACGTGCCCAACAATATTCTCAAGCACATCATTCTAGAGAACAATGAGAACAAGCCTGTCACAAATAGCCGTGACACACAAGAG ATACATCTTGAACAAGGCATTCAGATGCTTAAGATATTCAAGGAGCATGTTAGTAAGACCTCCATCCTGGACGACTTTGCCTTTTATGAGAGCCGCCAGAAGTTGATGCAAGAGAAAAGGGTGAAACACCAGCAGATCCAAAAGCAG GTCTGGGACAGTAGGGCCCCGAGTTCTGTCACCGGAGAGCAACAGCAGGAAGTTGCTAATGGGAAGCCAAAGCTATCTGTACCAAACGGAGTCAACGGAGAGCTGAAGGTTCCTGCAGAGAACGGCATTGCTCCCGTCGCTACCTACGCCGCAAAGGTGGCCCAAACAGCAACCGAGAAACCCATCCTCGCCAACGGAGTTGCTAAGACTGGTTAG
- the LOC133911630 gene encoding YTH domain-containing protein ECT4-like isoform X1, whose translation MAAVAPPPAPTDAPVPAAAAAAPAPAAAPVADQTTDLLQKLSLDSQPKAADATEPAGTKKQGAAASQPLSVSIPPERSITPVLQDFMDPNLFYLPAYYYGGYDGSMSEWDDYPRYLNPDGVEIAPAVYGDIYGYGYAPYGAYSPASSPVPTVDGQMFGTQHYQYPTAYFQPPTPVTAQGDLQSSVNSEKPAAKADPAKTTTNGVPNGTAHSNIGTVPLASSHQNSSLTPDGTYGAPLLGGVPSAGYMDSMYGYDSTGAHYAWYDGSAYTNGHQRTTSTNHMLPSTFNGNVSSARNQNKSSTTQQMFMQNRRPTTTTGSAAPTYPNRMYPSSRPYTQYGNSMKTGLFAYGSNGYNSRIYGQWGVGMDNRYRPRGRGNGYYGFGNESQDGTIELNRGPRSGRFKNQKLYGHTVTIALKGQSLPSGENKNDSAVPDRAQFNRDDFPVQYDDAKFFVIKSYSEDDIHKSIKYNVWASTTNGNKKLDAAYQEAQSKGSACPIFLFFSVNTSGQFVGIAEMTGAVDFEKTLEYWQQDKWNGSFSVKWHIVKDVPNNILKHIILENNENKPVTNSRDTQEIHLEQGIQMLKIFKEHVSKTSILDDFAFYESRQKLMQEKRVKHQQIQKQVWDSRAPSSVTGEQQQEVANGKPKLSVPNGVNGELKVPAENGIAPVATYAAKVAQTATEKPILANGVAKTG comes from the exons ATGGCTGCCGTCGCGCCGCCCCCGGCCCCGACCGACGCGCCGGtgccggctgctgctgctgctgccccaGCTCCCGCCGCTGCTCCTGTCGCGGATC AAACCACGGATCTGCTGCAGAAGTTGTCGCTGGATTCGCAGCCCAAGGCGGCGGATGCAACCGAGCCTGCTGGTACCAAGAAG cAGGGTGCTGCAGCTAGCCAACCGCTGAGCGTGTCGATTCCGCCGGAGCGGTCCATCACGCCGGTGCTTCAGGATTTTATGGATCCCAACCTGTTCTATCTGCCAGCGTATTACTATGGAG GCTACGACGGTTCCATGAGCGAGTGGGATGATTATCCTAGATATCTAAATCCAGATGGAGTGGAGATTGCCCCA GCAGTATATGGAGATATTTATGGATATGGGTATGCTCCTTATGGCGCATACTCTCCTGCCAGTTCCCCAGTTCCAACAGTCGATGGTCAGATGTTTGGCACGCAGCATTACCAGTATCCAACTGCGTATTTTCAGCCTCCTACACCGGTAACTGCTCAAGGCGACCTGCAGTCTTCTGTCAATTCTGAAAAGCCAGCAGCTAAAGCAGATCCTGCCAAGACAACGACTAATGGTGTTCCTAATGGTACTGCTCACAGTAACATCGGAACTGTACCCCTTGCGTCAAGCCACCAAAATTCATCACTGACGCCTGATGGAACTTATGGGGCACCCTTGCTAGGTGGAGTTCCTTCTGCTGGTTACATGGACTCAATGTATGGATATGACAGCACAGGAGCCCACTATGCATGGTATGATGGTTCTGCTTATACAAATGGACATCAAAGAACAACCTCAACTAATCATATGTTGCCCTCGACATTCAATGGTAATGTTTCTTCAGCAAGAAATCAGAACAAGAGCTCCACAACGCAGCAGATG TTTATGCAAAACCGAAGACCTACAACTACAACAGGATCAGCTGCTCCTACATATCCAAATAGGATGTACCCGAGCTCTCGTCCTTACACCCAATACGGGAATTCAATGAAAACTGGTCTTTTTGCTTATGGCAGTAATGGTTACAATTCCAGGATATATGGTCAATGGGGTGTTGGTATGGATAACAGGTACAGGCCTAGGGGCCGTGGTAATGGATACTATGGTTTTGGCAATGAGAGTCAGGATGGAACAATTGAGTTAAACAGAGGTCCCAGATCTGGCCGTttcaagaaccagaaattataTGGTCATACTGTTACTATTGCTTTGAAAGGGCAGAGCCTTCCTTCTGGTGAAAACAAGAATGATAGTGCTGTACCTGATAGAGCACAGTTCAACAGAGATGATTTCCCTGTTCAATATGATGATGCGAAGTTCTTTGTCATTAAATCGTACAGTGAGGATGATATCCACAAGAGTATAAAATACAATGTGTGGGCTAGCACGACCAATGGAAACAAGAAGCTTGATGCTGCATATCAGGAAGCACAGTCAAAGGGCTCTGCATGTCCTATATTCTTGTTTTTCTCG GTGAATACTAGTGGGCAGTTTGTTGGTATTGCTGAAATGACTGGTGCTGTTGATTTTGAGAAAACCCTGGAGTACTGGCAGCAAGACAAGTGGAATGGTTCCTTCTCTGTCAAGTGGCACATTGTCAAAGACGTGCCCAACAATATTCTCAAGCACATCATTCTAGAGAACAATGAGAACAAGCCTGTCACAAATAGCCGTGACACACAAGAG ATACATCTTGAACAAGGCATTCAGATGCTTAAGATATTCAAGGAGCATGTTAGTAAGACCTCCATCCTGGACGACTTTGCCTTTTATGAGAGCCGCCAGAAGTTGATGCAAGAGAAAAGGGTGAAACACCAGCAGATCCAAAAGCAG GTCTGGGACAGTAGGGCCCCGAGTTCTGTCACCGGAGAGCAACAGCAGGAAGTTGCTAATGGGAAGCCAAAGCTATCTGTACCAAACGGAGTCAACGGAGAGCTGAAGGTTCCTGCAGAGAACGGCATTGCTCCCGTCGCTACCTACGCCGCAAAGGTGGCCCAAACAGCAACCGAGAAACCCATCCTCGCCAACGGAGTTGCTAAGACTGGTTAG
- the LOC133910899 gene encoding subtilisin-like protease SBT3.18 → MAVFLLLLVAFSLSFAIYPIQSTSASHANVHIVYLGHNNGLSPSLTSRFHLQLLSRVFAKPDEAREAILYSYSSGFSGFAALLNSTQAATLSETEEVISVFRSRMLQLHTTRSWDFMGLNLHMPMEKSSQLHLKFGDDVIVGILDTGVWPESESFRDDPHLGPIPSSWRGTCVGGDQFDPATACNRRLIGARYYLSGFEHELGPLNTSGGAEYRSPRDRVGHGTHTASTAVGAVAPNASYFGLARGAARGGAPRARLAVYKVCWFRDLTGRCSDADVLAAFDDALRDGVHVLSASLGSPPPLMPLFTTSTEIGSFHAMQLGVVTVFSAGNDGPDAEMVQNVSPWGVTVAASTIDRRFPTVITLGNNASIVGLSFGVKDMKMDLVESSSVFTDGTCAFEQLIYRTAASGKIVLCFATMGMVSSEGAALAVYAGKGSGVIFADTITRKSTQDNFLPTVHVDLHQGTQILYYIRSSSNPTVHISRSKTVVGKTPAPAVAYFSSRGPSSISPNILKPDVTAPGVNILAAWPPNSSPTVLPLDKRSTEWNFDSGTSMSCPHVSGIVAVVKSVHPTWSPAAVKSALMTTAYMYDDTSDVMLAGGTLKPADAFDVGAGHVDPLRALDPGLVYDAGARDHVLFLCSLGYTAEQIRQMVLTYPALDTSCGDAAARAELNYPAVVLADLNATVTVKRTVTNVGANRDAVYRATVVSPQGARAAVWPQALAFSPYHDKASYYVTVTPVKLSRGRFDFGEIVWSDGYHRVRTPLVVSVTNLPDDGVQAVGDHDHGATDLQTA, encoded by the exons GCCAGATGAAGCAAGAGAAGCTATTCTGTACAGCTACAGCTCTGGATTCTCTGGTTTTGCTGCATTGCTTAATTCAACGCAGGCTGCCACATTGTCAG AAACAGAAGAGGTCATATCAGTATTCAGGAGTAGGATGCTGCAGCTCCATACAACGAGGAGCTGGGATTTCATGGGCCTCAACCTGCACATGCCAATGGAAAAATCATCCCAACTGCATTTGAAATTTGGAGACGATGTAATTGTTGGCATCCTTGATACAG GAGTGTGGCCTGAATCCGAAAGCTTCAGGGATGACCCCCACTTAGGCCCCATTCCATCGTCATGGCGCGGCACGTGCGTGGGAGGCGACCAGTTCGATCCGGCCACGGCATGCAACCGCAGGCTCATCGGCGCGCGCTACTACCTCTCCGGCTTCGAGCACGAGCTCGGCCCGCTGAACACCAGCGGCGGCGCGGAGTACCGATCACCTCGCGACCGCGTTGGCCACGGCACGCACACGGCGTCCACGGCCGTGGGCGCCGTGGCACCCAACGCCAGCTACTTCGGGCTGGCCCGCGGTGCCGCGCGCGGGGGCGCACCCAGGGCGCGGCTCGCGGTGTACAAGGTGTGTTGGTTCAGGGATCTCACGGGCCGGTGCAGCGACGCCGACGTCCTGGCCGCATTCGACGACGCGCTGCGCGACGGCGTGCACGTCCTGTCGGCGTCCCTCGGCTCGCCCCCGCCGCTCATGCCGCTGTTCACGACGAGCACCGAGATCGGGTCGTTCCACGCGATGCAGCTAGGCGTCGTGACGGTGTTCTCGGCCGGGAACGACGGGCCGGACGCGGAGATGGTGCAGAACGTGTCGCCGTGGGGGGTCACCGTCGCCGCCAGCACCATCGACAGGAGGTTCCCAACGGTGATCACTCTCGGGAACAATGCCTCGATCGTG GGACTGAGCTTCGGTGTGAAAGACATGAAGATGGATTTGGTAGAGAGCAGTAGCGTCTTTACCGATGG GACGTGCGCGTTCGAGCAGCTGATTTACCGCACGGCCGCGTCAGGCAAAATCGTGCTGTGCTTCGCCACCATGGGAATGGTGTCCAGCGAGGGCGCGGCACTGGCGGTGTACGCCGGCAAGGGCTCCGGCGTGATCTTCGCCGACACCATTACCCGGAAATCGACCCAGGACAACTTCCTGCCCACCGTCCACGTCGACCTGCACCAGGGCACCCAGATCCTCTACTATATCCGATCATCCAG CAATCCGACGGTGCACATCTCTCGGAGCAAAACCGTCGTCGGCAAGACTCCGGCGCCGGCTGTGGCATACTTCTCTTCCAGAGGGCCGAGCTCCATCTCTCCAAACATCCTCAAG CCCGATGTCACCGCCCCTGGAGTGAACATACTGGCGGCATGGCCGCCCAACTCGTCGCCCACGGTGCTTCCGCTGGACAAGCGCTCCACCGAGTGGAACTTCGACTCGGGCACGTCCATGTCGTGCCCGCACGTCTCTGGCATCGTCGCTGTCGTCAAGTCCGTGCATCCGACCTGGTCGCCGGCAGCCGTCAAGTCCGCCCTCATGACCACAG CGTACATGTACGACGACACGTCCGACGTGATGCTGGCCGGCGGGACGCTGAAGCCGGCGGACGCCTTCGACGTCGGCGCGGGGCACGTGGACCCACTGCGTGCGCTTGACCCGGGTCTAGTCTACGACGCGGGCGCGCGCGACCACGTGCTGTTCCTCTGCAGCCTCGGCTACACGGCGGAGCAGATCCGGCAGATGGTGCTGACCTACCCGGCGCTCGACACGAGCTGCGGCGACGCGGCGGCACGCGCCGAACTCAACTACCCAGCCGTCGTGCTCGCCGACCTGAACGCCACGGTGACCGTGAAGCGGACGGTGACCAACGTGGGCGCCAACCGGGACGCCGTGTACCGCGCCACCGTGGTGAGCCCGCAGGGCGCGCGCGCCGCGGTGTGGCCGCAGGCGCTGGCGTTCTCACCTTACCACGACAAGGCCTCCTACTACGTGACGGTCACGCCGGTGAAGCTGTCGCGCGGCCGGTTCGACTTCGGCGAGATCGTGTGGTCCGACGGGTACCACCGCGTCCGCACGCCGCTGGTAGTCAGTGTGACCAACCTGCCGGACGACGGCGTCCAAGCCGTGGGTGACCATGACCATGGCGCCACGGATTTACAGACTGCATAG